One segment of Variovorax sp. PAMC28562 DNA contains the following:
- the bcsA gene encoding UDP-forming cellulose synthase catalytic subunit, giving the protein MAQTQLTNVVTLPPESPPAESLLLDHPVLRVVAWVATFALLPAVVITPLTLHQQLTLSVVILITGLVVNRFAGRFASLVLIFLSVVASSRYMYWRVTETMTMDSALQVVLGAGLLMAEVYAFIVLLLGYVQTAWPLGRKPVPMPADPAVWPTIDVFIPTYNEPLSVVRPTVLAAQAIDWPRDKINIFVLDDGRREEFRVFCEAVGVAHVTRTDNKHAKAGNINAALKNTSGEFVAIFDCDHIPTRSFMQIALGWFDREPKLGMVQLPHYFFSPDPFEKNLDTFGTVPNEGELFYGLIQDGNDLWNATFFCGSCAVLRRTICEEVGGIATETVTEDAHTALKIHRLGYSTAYLALPQAAGLATESLSGHVGQRIRWARGMTQIFRIDNPLFGKGLSWAQRLCYLNAMLHFLYGLPRIIYLTAPLAYLFFGASVIHASASMIFAYALPHVFHANFTNSRVQGRFRYLFWNEVYEAVLAWYIFRPTLVALINPKLGSFNVTAKGGLIQKQYFDTEIARASMLLMAINFVGVVVGLWRLTFVDADNIATVWLNLAWTVYNLMILGACVAAANESRQVRSAHRVALEVPATLHFADGRSMRCTTSDFSTGGLALDLPTEVLAEDATPVEVALYRGNTEYRFPATVRFNSGKRMGLRFDPMSFAQERALVQCTTARADIWVARWGNHPRMAAHRVMARIAHISAIGFKDMFAHYLRTAAGKFHAPAPATAALRDAKDPI; this is encoded by the coding sequence ATGGCGCAGACCCAGCTGACCAACGTCGTCACGCTGCCGCCCGAGTCGCCACCGGCCGAGTCGCTGCTGCTCGACCATCCAGTGCTGCGCGTCGTCGCTTGGGTCGCCACCTTCGCGCTACTGCCCGCCGTCGTCATCACGCCGTTGACGCTGCACCAGCAGCTCACGCTGTCGGTTGTCATTTTGATCACCGGTCTCGTGGTCAACCGCTTTGCCGGACGCTTCGCCAGCCTGGTGCTGATCTTTCTTTCCGTGGTGGCATCGTCGCGCTACATGTACTGGCGCGTGACCGAGACGATGACCATGGACAGCGCGCTCCAGGTCGTGCTCGGCGCGGGTCTGTTGATGGCGGAGGTCTACGCCTTCATCGTGCTGCTGCTCGGCTATGTCCAGACCGCTTGGCCGCTCGGCCGCAAGCCCGTACCCATGCCGGCCGACCCGGCAGTCTGGCCGACCATCGACGTCTTCATTCCGACCTACAACGAGCCACTGTCGGTGGTGCGCCCGACGGTGCTTGCCGCGCAGGCCATCGACTGGCCGCGCGACAAGATCAACATCTTCGTGCTGGACGACGGGCGGCGCGAAGAGTTCCGCGTGTTCTGCGAGGCGGTCGGTGTCGCGCACGTCACCCGCACCGACAACAAGCACGCCAAGGCCGGCAACATCAACGCCGCGCTGAAGAACACCAGCGGTGAGTTCGTCGCCATCTTCGACTGCGACCACATCCCGACGCGGTCGTTCATGCAGATCGCATTGGGCTGGTTCGACCGCGAGCCCAAGCTCGGCATGGTGCAGTTGCCGCACTACTTCTTCTCGCCCGATCCTTTCGAGAAGAACCTCGATACCTTCGGCACAGTGCCGAACGAAGGCGAGTTGTTCTACGGCCTCATCCAGGACGGCAACGACCTCTGGAACGCGACCTTCTTTTGCGGCTCGTGCGCCGTGCTGCGGCGGACCATCTGCGAAGAGGTCGGCGGTATCGCCACCGAGACGGTGACCGAAGACGCGCACACCGCGCTCAAGATCCATCGGCTCGGCTACAGCACCGCGTACCTCGCGCTGCCGCAAGCGGCCGGCCTGGCGACCGAAAGCCTGTCGGGCCATGTCGGGCAACGCATTCGCTGGGCGCGCGGCATGACCCAGATCTTTCGCATCGACAACCCGTTGTTCGGCAAGGGCCTGAGCTGGGCGCAGCGCCTTTGCTACCTCAACGCGATGCTGCACTTCCTGTACGGCCTGCCGCGCATCATTTACCTGACGGCGCCACTGGCTTACCTGTTCTTCGGCGCGAGCGTGATCCACGCGTCGGCCTCGATGATCTTCGCCTACGCGCTGCCGCACGTGTTCCACGCCAACTTCACCAACAGCCGGGTGCAGGGGCGGTTCAGGTACCTGTTCTGGAACGAGGTGTACGAGGCGGTACTGGCCTGGTACATCTTCAGGCCGACGCTGGTCGCGCTCATCAATCCCAAGCTCGGCAGCTTCAACGTGACGGCCAAGGGCGGCCTGATCCAGAAGCAATATTTCGACACCGAGATCGCGCGCGCGAGCATGTTGCTGATGGCGATCAACTTCGTCGGCGTCGTCGTCGGCTTGTGGCGCCTCACCTTCGTGGATGCCGACAACATCGCGACGGTGTGGCTCAACCTGGCGTGGACCGTCTACAACCTGATGATTCTTGGCGCCTGCGTGGCGGCCGCCAACGAGTCGCGCCAGGTGCGCAGCGCGCATCGCGTCGCGCTCGAAGTGCCGGCCACGCTGCACTTTGCCGACGGCCGTTCGATGCGCTGCACCACCTCCGATTTTTCGACCGGTGGCCTCGCCCTCGACCTGCCGACCGAGGTGCTGGCCGAGGATGCGACGCCGGTCGAAGTCGCGCTCTATCGCGGCAACACCGAGTACCGCTTTCCGGCCACCGTTCGCTTCAACAGCGGCAAGCGGATGGGCCTGCGCTTCGACCCCATGAGCTTCGCGCAGGAGCGGGCGCTGGTGCAATGCACCACCGCCCGCGCCGACATCTGGGTCGCGCGCTGGGGCAACCATCCGCGCATGGCGGCTCACCGCGTCATGGCACGTATCGCGCACATCAGCGCCATCGGATTCAAAGACATGTTCGCTCACTATCTGCGTACCGCCGCCGGCAAGTTCCACGCGCCGGCGCCCGCCACGGCCGCCCTGCGCGACGCCAAGGACCCGATCTGA
- the bcsZ gene encoding cellulose synthase complex periplasmic endoglucanase BcsZ, whose amino-acid sequence MNPFDSFAADRRRWLAGFALSPLAASLAALPLWTRAATSGCVASSDWSSFAKRHIQADGRVIDFDTAQQQSTSESQSYGLFFALVHNDRDTFARVLAWTDANLAGGSLATRLPAWQWGRMSDGKTWGVLDSNPASDADLWIAYSLLEAGRLWNLPRYRSLGRAVLQMVARDEVTTLDGLGRMLLPWPQSVAKGPTWRLNPSYMPLQLLRYFQQESPRGPWGEIADNTLSMISAVTPQGFAPDWCAWSSDDKAFVADPDKGPVGSYDAIRVYLWAGMLDAEDPARTMLLKSFYGPRRAIQQGKPMPEYVDTSTGVGRGIGPTGYTAALLPYLKAQGAAVPFLPPPSSTHKPLPYYERMLILFGQGWLEGRFAFGKTGELQTHWKSPCPSARPT is encoded by the coding sequence ATGAATCCATTCGATTCCTTCGCCGCAGACCGGCGGCGCTGGCTCGCCGGATTCGCGTTGTCGCCGCTTGCCGCGAGCCTTGCCGCATTGCCTCTCTGGACGCGCGCTGCCACCAGCGGCTGTGTCGCATCGTCCGACTGGTCGAGCTTTGCCAAACGCCACATCCAGGCCGATGGCCGCGTGATCGACTTCGACACAGCGCAGCAGCAGTCGACCTCCGAGAGCCAGTCCTATGGCCTGTTCTTTGCGCTGGTGCACAACGACCGCGACACCTTCGCCCGCGTGCTGGCCTGGACCGACGCCAACCTGGCGGGCGGCAGTCTTGCCACTCGCTTGCCGGCCTGGCAGTGGGGCCGCATGTCCGACGGCAAGACATGGGGCGTGCTCGACAGCAATCCGGCTTCCGACGCTGACCTGTGGATCGCCTATTCCCTGCTCGAAGCAGGTCGCCTGTGGAACCTGCCACGCTATCGCTCGCTCGGCCGGGCCGTGCTGCAAATGGTCGCGCGCGACGAGGTCACGACGCTCGACGGACTCGGCCGCATGCTCTTGCCGTGGCCGCAGTCAGTGGCCAAGGGACCGACCTGGCGCCTCAATCCGAGCTACATGCCGCTGCAGTTGCTGCGCTACTTTCAGCAAGAGTCCCCGCGAGGGCCGTGGGGCGAGATTGCCGACAACACGCTGAGCATGATCAGCGCCGTCACACCGCAAGGCTTCGCGCCCGACTGGTGTGCCTGGTCGAGCGACGACAAGGCTTTCGTCGCCGACCCGGACAAGGGGCCGGTCGGCAGCTACGACGCGATTCGCGTGTACTTGTGGGCCGGCATGCTGGATGCTGAGGACCCGGCCCGCACGATGCTGCTCAAGAGCTTCTACGGCCCGCGCCGCGCCATTCAGCAGGGCAAGCCGATGCCCGAGTACGTCGACACGTCGACCGGTGTCGGCCGGGGCATCGGCCCGACCGGCTACACCGCGGCGCTGTTGCCGTACCTCAAGGCACAAGGCGCCGCCGTACCGTTTTTGCCGCCACCGTCCTCGACGCACAAGCCGCTCCCCTACTACGAACGCATGCTGATCCTCTTCGGCCAGGGCTGGCTCGAGGGCCGCTTCGCCTTCGGCAAGACCGGCGAGCTGCAAACCCATTGGAAGTCTCCATGTCCTTCCGCACGACCGACATGA
- a CDS encoding cellulose biosynthesis protein BcsC — protein sequence MKTPLHAPFALSPTSVRQRAPARQWIVRLGLLGTLCAGAGAGGPAFAQSDARSALIEQGNYWQSLGRAELAEESWTKLLRVDPKSADAMYGMAQVELTRGNAEAARSWITQLQTAHPTDARVARLQQQARQPGAPAGDLQRARAAAQAGRAAEAVQLYRALFGNRPPPTPLALEFYGVLGGTPQGYDEARKGVAQLIESQQGNLNARLALAQLDTYREPNRRDGIKQLADLSKQPSVAARARASWRQALLWLDARAADAPLYRDYLADQPDPAVSARLGTLAEARTASTASPAAKALSEGFKALDRGDNALAQQRFRQALRAQPGALDALGGLGLVRLKQERFAEAEQLLRQASKAPNGGKWASALRSASYWTLIRQATATRDRNDTTAARSLLERAVKLDAREPVGQNALADLRLAAGPFSDAGQGTRVRVEQARAQARAQVEAGDNAGAQRTLEDAMLIAPDSPWVRFDLASIYRRNGLMAQARDLMDGLLLSQPDKPDALYASALFASDAGDPASGLQYLDRIPANARTRDMSALQNRLWAQGQADALRDAGNLEAERSATLSVGTSFRTRAGEAGMSRLSDREIPIEARIPVGNGKIVLGATPTFLDAGTLSPAFGAAGRFGAGPAAALAQLQGTAPAVGSQTASGVGLSLGYEGKNLSASIGTTPLGFSETNVIGNVSYAGQLSDNVSLKGELSRRAVTDSLLSFAGAKDARTGEKFGGVVATGGRLDLTRDNGTYGFYGYGSYHALTGTNVQNNDRAELGGGIYVHLMKSATSSLTAGMNIDLLHYGKNLSYYTFGQGGYFSPQRYMSVAFPIDWTGQYDRLSWRLNASLGVQSFTQNDSPYFPTDPTRQSDAARATAVATALGVNSAPFTGSYLESSKTGLAYNLAGLLEYQLAPQVYLGGLLSFNNAQNYRQVTGGVYLRYVFGGSSEAGRSRNGGATLRPLSSPYTPLL from the coding sequence ATGAAAACCCCCCTCCATGCGCCCTTCGCTTTGTCGCCGACCTCGGTGCGGCAACGCGCTCCGGCCCGGCAATGGATCGTCCGGCTCGGCTTGCTCGGTACCTTGTGCGCAGGGGCCGGCGCCGGTGGTCCGGCTTTCGCGCAGAGCGACGCGCGTTCGGCCCTGATCGAGCAGGGCAACTACTGGCAGAGCCTCGGTCGCGCCGAGCTCGCGGAAGAGAGCTGGACGAAGCTGCTGCGCGTCGATCCGAAGTCGGCCGATGCGATGTACGGCATGGCGCAGGTCGAGCTCACGCGCGGCAATGCCGAAGCCGCGCGCAGCTGGATCACACAACTGCAAACCGCACACCCGACCGATGCGCGTGTGGCGCGTCTGCAGCAGCAGGCTCGCCAGCCCGGTGCGCCCGCCGGCGACCTGCAGCGTGCCCGCGCCGCCGCGCAGGCCGGACGCGCAGCCGAAGCAGTGCAGCTCTATCGCGCGCTGTTCGGCAACCGGCCACCGCCGACACCACTGGCACTGGAGTTCTACGGGGTGCTTGGCGGCACGCCGCAAGGCTACGACGAAGCACGCAAGGGCGTCGCGCAGCTGATCGAAAGCCAGCAGGGCAACCTCAACGCCAGGCTCGCATTGGCGCAGCTCGACACCTACCGCGAGCCGAACCGGCGCGACGGCATCAAGCAACTGGCAGACCTGTCCAAGCAACCCAGCGTGGCGGCCCGCGCCAGGGCAAGCTGGCGGCAGGCGTTGCTCTGGCTCGACGCCCGTGCGGCCGACGCCCCGCTCTATCGGGACTACCTCGCGGATCAGCCCGACCCGGCGGTGTCGGCGCGGCTCGGCACGCTGGCGGAAGCACGCACGGCATCGACCGCTTCGCCGGCCGCAAAGGCGCTCAGCGAAGGCTTCAAGGCACTCGACCGCGGCGACAACGCCCTCGCGCAGCAGCGCTTTCGGCAGGCGTTGCGTGCGCAGCCGGGTGCTCTCGACGCACTCGGCGGGCTCGGCTTGGTCCGCCTCAAGCAGGAGCGATTTGCCGAAGCCGAGCAGTTGCTGCGGCAGGCATCGAAGGCACCGAACGGCGGCAAGTGGGCATCTGCCTTGCGCAGCGCCAGCTACTGGACATTGATCCGCCAGGCCACCGCGACGCGCGACAGGAACGACACGACCGCCGCGCGCTCGCTGCTGGAGCGCGCTGTGAAGCTCGATGCACGCGAGCCGGTCGGGCAGAACGCGCTGGCCGATCTGCGCCTTGCCGCGGGCCCGTTCAGCGACGCCGGGCAAGGCACCCGCGTGCGCGTCGAACAGGCGCGCGCGCAAGCCCGCGCCCAAGTCGAAGCGGGCGACAATGCCGGTGCGCAACGCACGCTCGAAGACGCGATGCTCATCGCGCCCGACAGCCCGTGGGTGCGGTTCGACCTCGCCAGCATCTATCGGCGCAACGGCCTCATGGCACAGGCTCGCGACCTGATGGACGGCCTCTTGCTGTCACAGCCCGACAAGCCGGACGCGTTGTATGCCAGCGCCTTGTTCGCATCCGATGCTGGTGACCCGGCGTCCGGCCTGCAGTACCTCGATCGCATCCCCGCCAACGCCCGCACGCGCGACATGTCGGCGCTGCAGAACCGCCTGTGGGCGCAAGGCCAGGCCGATGCGCTACGCGATGCCGGCAACCTCGAAGCCGAGCGCAGCGCGACCCTGAGCGTCGGCACCAGCTTTCGCACACGCGCCGGCGAGGCCGGCATGAGCAGGCTGTCGGACCGGGAGATCCCGATCGAGGCCCGCATCCCGGTCGGCAACGGCAAGATCGTGCTCGGTGCGACGCCGACGTTTCTCGATGCCGGCACGCTGTCGCCGGCGTTCGGCGCGGCCGGTCGCTTCGGCGCCGGGCCGGCCGCCGCGCTCGCGCAACTGCAGGGCACCGCACCGGCCGTCGGCTCGCAGACCGCCAGCGGCGTCGGACTGAGCTTGGGCTATGAAGGCAAGAACCTGAGCGCCAGCATCGGCACCACGCCGCTCGGCTTTTCTGAGACCAATGTCATCGGCAACGTGAGCTACGCCGGCCAGCTCAGCGACAACGTGTCGCTGAAAGGCGAGCTGTCGCGCCGCGCGGTGACCGACAGCCTGCTGTCTTTCGCAGGCGCCAAAGACGCACGCACCGGAGAGAAGTTCGGCGGCGTGGTCGCGACCGGTGGCCGGCTCGACCTGACGCGCGACAACGGCACCTACGGCTTCTACGGCTACGGCTCGTACCACGCGCTGACCGGCACCAACGTGCAGAACAACGATCGCGCCGAGCTGGGCGGCGGCATCTACGTGCACCTGATGAAGAGCGCCACGTCGAGCCTCACCGCGGGCATGAACATCGACCTGCTGCACTACGGCAAGAACCTGAGCTACTACACCTTTGGGCAGGGCGGCTACTTCAGTCCGCAGCGCTACATGAGCGTCGCGTTTCCAATCGACTGGACCGGCCAGTACGACCGTCTGTCGTGGCGGCTCAACGCATCGTTGGGCGTGCAGTCGTTCACCCAGAACGATTCGCCGTACTTCCCGACCGACCCCACACGCCAGTCGGACGCTGCACGCGCGACCGCGGTCGCCACGGCGCTTGGCGTCAACAGCGCGCCGTTCACCGGCTCGTACCTGGAATCGAGCAAGACCGGCCTCGCCTACAACCTGGCCGGCCTGCTCGAATACCAGTTGGCCCCGCAGGTCTACCTCGGTGGTTTGCTGAGCTTCAACAATGCGCAGAACTACCGCCAGGTGACGGGCGGCGTCTACCTGCGCTACGTGTTCGGCGGTTCGTCGGAGGCAGGCCGGTCGCGCAACGGCGGCGCCACGCTGCGTCCGCTCAGCTCCCCTTACACGCCGCTGCTTTGA
- the bcsB gene encoding cellulose biosynthesis cyclic di-GMP-binding regulatory protein BcsB, producing MRAALVARSGVMFGIVALLGLATAPADVAWAQARPAASAVPALPAAAPAASGDPRTLNLTQLGLNYAIKLRGVSGTVGIPFSVRADELVTAASLRLNYAFSPSLIPALSHLKVSVNDVEVTTLPYGAAEAGKPQTVDIPIDRRLIADFNRINIELVAHYTNECEDPDHSSLWATVDASSALTLNVTPLKVTSDLATLPQPFFDRRDVRRASIPFVFAGASASAASTTAALGAAGIVSSWLGGLAGYRGATFPVTTGELPTAAHAVVFATPESSIAGLTLPAIEGPTLTVVDHPRDPAFKLLLVMGRNAAELTTAASALALNSRAFTGATSTIADLQLPAPRKPHDAPRWISSDRAVMLGELAPGPVFSVSGYTPEVVKVDLLTPPDLFTWRSRGIPLDLHYRYTPRVRPDQSTLNLSVNDTFIGSLPLRAANMASDAWWNVFALKLLPDGSALHSTQLHLPPLAMGSRSQLRMHYYFEQPRTTCTPVLDNVRGGIDPTSTIDVSSFPHYIAMPELAAYANGGFPFSRMADLAETAVVMPDRAERGDIETYLALMGHIGDVTGYPALRVTVGSASNVDQWADKDLLVLGNLKNQPLFTRWAAQMPLRRDPAAAAGPGAEQFHIGTWFEDTLNLIQGSRQREDLPTGTTQMSVFEERTDAVLAGFQSPLRAGRSVVAVMANEASQPALVNALLTPELLQRIQGSMSIVRAAQVSSLLSGETYYVGTLPPFTWLQWNLSRSPLLLAGLVVLVALLGAGVSFSSLQLLARKRLRRQ from the coding sequence ATGCGCGCCGCTCTCGTTGCCCGTTCCGGTGTCATGTTCGGCATCGTCGCGCTGCTCGGTCTGGCGACTGCACCGGCCGATGTCGCATGGGCGCAAGCCCGGCCTGCGGCGAGCGCCGTGCCGGCATTGCCCGCGGCTGCTCCAGCTGCCAGCGGCGACCCCCGCACGCTCAACCTCACACAGCTCGGGCTCAACTACGCCATCAAGCTGCGTGGCGTCAGCGGGACTGTCGGCATTCCGTTCAGCGTGCGTGCCGACGAGCTCGTCACCGCTGCTTCTCTGCGGCTCAACTACGCGTTCTCGCCGTCGCTCATTCCTGCGCTGTCGCACCTCAAGGTGAGCGTGAACGATGTCGAGGTAACGACCTTGCCGTATGGCGCGGCCGAGGCAGGCAAGCCGCAGACCGTCGACATCCCGATCGACCGCCGGCTCATCGCGGACTTCAACCGCATCAACATCGAGCTGGTCGCGCACTACACGAACGAATGCGAAGACCCCGACCACAGCAGCCTGTGGGCCACCGTCGACGCGTCGAGCGCGCTGACGCTCAACGTGACGCCGCTCAAGGTCACGAGCGACCTCGCGACGCTGCCGCAGCCCTTCTTCGACCGGCGCGATGTGCGGCGCGCGAGCATTCCGTTCGTCTTCGCTGGTGCATCGGCCTCTGCAGCGTCGACCACCGCCGCGCTGGGTGCGGCCGGCATCGTGTCGTCGTGGCTCGGCGGGCTTGCCGGCTATCGCGGCGCGACCTTTCCGGTGACGACCGGAGAGTTGCCCACTGCGGCGCACGCAGTCGTCTTCGCCACGCCCGAGAGCAGCATCGCAGGCCTCACCCTGCCAGCCATCGAAGGACCGACGCTGACCGTGGTCGACCATCCACGCGACCCGGCCTTCAAGCTGTTGCTGGTGATGGGCCGCAACGCCGCGGAGCTGACCACCGCTGCATCGGCGCTGGCACTCAACAGCCGCGCGTTCACCGGCGCGACATCGACCATCGCCGACCTGCAGTTGCCCGCGCCGCGCAAGCCGCACGATGCGCCGCGATGGATTTCGAGTGACCGCGCCGTCATGCTCGGCGAGCTGGCACCGGGGCCCGTTTTCTCGGTGTCGGGCTACACGCCGGAAGTGGTCAAGGTCGATCTGCTGACCCCGCCCGACCTCTTCACCTGGCGCAGCCGCGGCATCCCGCTCGACCTGCACTACCGCTACACGCCGCGCGTGCGGCCCGACCAGTCGACGCTGAACCTGAGCGTCAACGACACCTTCATCGGATCGTTGCCGCTGCGTGCGGCCAACATGGCGAGCGATGCCTGGTGGAACGTGTTCGCGCTGAAGCTGCTGCCCGATGGCTCGGCCCTGCACAGCACCCAGCTGCATCTGCCGCCGCTCGCCATGGGCTCGCGCAGCCAGCTCCGGATGCACTACTACTTCGAGCAGCCGAGGACCACCTGCACACCCGTACTGGACAACGTGCGCGGCGGCATCGACCCGACCTCGACCATCGACGTATCGAGCTTTCCGCACTACATCGCGATGCCCGAACTGGCCGCTTATGCAAATGGCGGCTTCCCGTTTTCGCGGATGGCCGACCTGGCCGAAACCGCGGTGGTGATGCCCGATCGCGCGGAGCGGGGCGACATCGAAACCTACCTCGCGCTGATGGGCCATATCGGCGACGTGACCGGCTACCCCGCCCTGCGCGTCACGGTCGGCTCGGCTTCCAACGTCGATCAGTGGGCCGACAAGGATCTGCTGGTGCTCGGCAACCTGAAGAACCAGCCGCTCTTCACACGATGGGCCGCACAGATGCCGTTGCGGCGCGACCCTGCCGCAGCTGCAGGCCCGGGCGCCGAGCAGTTCCACATCGGTACCTGGTTCGAAGACACGCTGAACCTGATCCAGGGCTCGCGTCAACGCGAAGACCTGCCCACCGGCACCACGCAGATGTCGGTGTTCGAAGAGCGCACCGATGCCGTGCTGGCGGGCTTCCAGTCGCCGCTTCGGGCCGGTCGCAGCGTGGTCGCGGTGATGGCCAACGAAGCCTCGCAACCAGCGCTCGTCAACGCGCTGCTGACGCCCGAGCTGCTGCAACGCATCCAGGGCAGCATGTCGATCGTCCGGGCCGCACAGGTGAGCAGCCTGTTGAGCGGCGAGACCTACTACGTGGGCACGCTGCCGCCGTTCACCTGGCTGCAATGGAACCTGTCGCGCAGCCCGTTGCTGCTGGCAGGGCTGGTCGTGCTCGTCGCGCTGCTGGGTGCCGGCGTGTCCTTCTCCAGTCTGCAATTGCTGGCCCGCAAACGCTTGCGTCGCCAATGA